One genomic window of Trichosurus vulpecula isolate mTriVul1 chromosome X, mTriVul1.pri, whole genome shotgun sequence includes the following:
- the LOC118832770 gene encoding 40S ribosomal protein S27-like, whose protein sequence is MPLAKDLLHPSPEEEKRKHKKKRLVQSPNSYFMDVKCPGCYKITTVFSHAQTVVLCVGCSTVLCQPTRGKARLTEGCSFRRKQH, encoded by the coding sequence ATGCCTCTCGCGAAAGACCTCCTGCACCCCTCTCCCGAGGAGGAGAAGCGGAAACACAAGAAGAAGCGCCTGGTGCAGAGTCCCAACTCGTATTTCATGGACGTGAAGTGCCCAGGGTGCTACAAAATCACCACTGTCTTCAGCCACGCGCAAACGGTGGTCCTCTGTGTAGGGTGCTCCACTGTGCTCTGTCAGCCTACCAGAGGCAAGGCCAGACTTACAGAAGGATGCTCCTTCAGACGGAAGCAGCACTAA